The following are encoded together in the Ignatzschineria indica genome:
- a CDS encoding DMT family transporter: MRNPLLLGIFFVFISQIAFALMDSSIKWLSNDISTATIIFFRNLVTLFWVLPAFYYSGEMRNSIKRLPLHAIRSLSGQIGMILIFISLKVLPLSDATVLRSLTPLFVPILAFIWLKERLNWVLIPSFLLALAGVWMLADVDKPQFTVLSLLPIIAGVFVAMAMVAIKRVSRVAKGEEIVFYFSLTGIVSALGLALFTEFSLPSSLAVWGVVLLMGLFGSLGQIWVTRANTLTDASILAPFYYLNAVFGALLSHFIWNETLGFWGWLGALLVIFAGLLLLFVPRK; the protein is encoded by the coding sequence ATGCGCAATCCGCTACTACTTGGTATCTTCTTTGTCTTTATCTCTCAGATCGCATTTGCCCTAATGGATAGCTCCATCAAATGGTTGAGCAATGATATCTCGACGGCAACTATTATCTTCTTTCGGAATCTAGTCACTCTCTTTTGGGTATTGCCGGCATTCTACTACTCTGGCGAGATGCGAAACTCCATCAAGCGCTTACCTCTTCATGCGATTCGCTCCCTATCGGGCCAGATTGGCATGATCTTAATCTTTATCTCTTTAAAGGTACTTCCACTCTCTGATGCCACGGTTCTACGCTCACTTACACCGCTCTTTGTGCCGATATTAGCTTTTATTTGGCTCAAAGAGCGTCTCAATTGGGTCTTAATCCCGAGCTTTCTTTTAGCACTTGCCGGCGTTTGGATGTTAGCAGATGTGGATAAACCACAATTTACCGTACTCTCTCTTCTTCCGATTATTGCAGGAGTCTTTGTTGCGATGGCGATGGTGGCGATCAAAAGAGTCAGCCGCGTGGCTAAAGGAGAGGAGATTGTCTTCTACTTCTCTTTAACCGGGATAGTTTCCGCTTTAGGCTTAGCACTCTTTACCGAATTCAGCCTTCCCTCATCACTTGCCGTTTGGGGTGTTGTCTTATTGATGGGGCTCTTTGGATCACTCGGGCAAATTTGGGTAACACGCGCTAATACATTGACCGATGCTTCGATTTTAGCGCCCTTCTACTACCTTAATGCCGTATTTGGTGCTCTACTCTCCCATTTTATCTGGAATGAGACATT